A stretch of the Aegilops tauschii subsp. strangulata cultivar AL8/78 chromosome 4, Aet v6.0, whole genome shotgun sequence genome encodes the following:
- the LOC109755427 gene encoding noroxomaritidine synthase 3, which produces MHARVRPYKPICCTGGFPSSSKPAMDSLLWSVELLSLLCFFVFYYRHLQSKKISKAEPTEWPILGHLFGMVANLSHFHDWATGILAGTRYNFEARAGITGVRFFVTCDPANVRHIFTSNFANYPKGDEFAEIFDVFGDGIFNADGDSWRRQRAKSQLIMAGPRFRAFSARYSRDKVERSLLPFLAHAAEAGSTPCDLHDVFLRLTFDMTCNLVFGVDPGCLQIDLPVVPFARAMDDVLETLFLRHIISPACWKLMYRYEVGTERKMAAARRTIDRFAADTIAKRRADHKLGDEGVTDSSDMLSSFICNGDASEYSDDFLRDTTVNLLLAGRDTTGAALSWFFYLLSKNPRVEQKILDELAPIASRKKQLAGDDGMAVFDVSELSGMVYLHAALCECLRLYPSVPFEHKAAVADDVLPSGHEMKAGDKILIFSYCMARMEGVWGKDCMEFRPERWVTADGKLRYEPSYKFISFNAGPRTCLGKEMAFVQMKTAAAAVLWNFAVKTVPDHVVEPKLSIILHMKNGLAVTVKRRNVAGVHG; this is translated from the coding sequence ATGCATGCAAGAGTGCGTCCATATAAGCCCATATGTTGCACCGGTGGCTTCCCATCTTCTTCCAAGCCAGCCATGGATTCCCTCCTCTGGTCCGTGGAGCTCCTCTCCCTCCTTTGCTTCTTCGTCTTCTACTACCGCCACCTCCAGTCCAAGAAAATAAGCAAGGCGGAGCCGACCGAATGGCCAATCCTGGGCCATCTTTTCGGCATGGTCGCCAACCTGTCCCACTTCCATGACTGGGCCACCGGCATCCTGGCCGGCACGCGCTACAACTTCGAAGCTCGCGCCGGGATCACCGGCGTCCGCTTCTTCGTCACCTGCGACCCCGCCAACGTGCGCCACATCTTCACCTCCAACTTCGCCAACTACCCCAAGGGCGACGAGTTCGCCGAGATCTTCGACGTCTTCGGCGACGGCATCTTCAACGCCGACGGCGACTCCTGGCGCCGCCAGCGTGCCAAGTCACAGCTCATCATGGCGGGCCCTCGCTTCCGCGCCTTCTCGGCGCGCTACAGCCGCGACAAGGTGGAGAGGAGCCTCCTGCCTTTCCTCGCCCACGCCGCCGAGGCCGGGTCCACACCCTGCGACCTGCACGACGTGTTCCTGCGCCTGACGTTCGACATGACCTGCAACCTCGTCTTCGGCGTCGACCCCGGGTGCCTGCAGATTGACCTCCCCGTGGTGCCCTTCGCGCGCGCCATGGACGACGTGCTCGAGACGCTCTTTCTCCGCCACATCATCTCGCCCGCGTGCTGGAAGCTCATGTACCGGTATGAGGTCGGCACCGAGAGGAAGATGGCCGCGGCTCGTAGGACCATCGACCGGTTCGCCGCGGACACCATCGCGAAACGCAGGGCCGACCACAAGCTCGGCGACGAGGGCGTCACCGACTCGTCCGACATGCTCTCGTCCTTCATCTGCAACGGTGACGCGAGCGAGTACAGCGACGACTTCTTGCGTGACACCACGGTGaacctcctcctcgccggccggGACACCACCGGCGCGGCGCTGTCCTGGTTCTTCTACCTGCTCTCCAAGAACCCACGCGTCGAGCAGAAGATCCTGGACGAACTGGCGCCGATCGCTTCCCGGAAGAAGCAGCTGGCGGGCGACGACGGCATGGCGGTGTTCGACGTGAGCGAGCTGAGCGGCATGGTGTACCTGCACGCGGCGCTGTGCGAGTGCCTGAGGCTGTACCCGTCCGTGCCCTTCGAgcacaaggcggcggtggccgaCGACGTGCTCCCCAGCGGGCACGAGATGAAGGCCGGCGACAAGATACTCATCTTCTCCTACTGCATGGCGAGGATGGAGGGCGTGTGGGGCAAGGACTGCATGGAGTTCAGGCCGGAGAGGTGGGTCACCGCCGACGGGAAGCTGAGGTACGAGCCGTCCTACAAGTTCATCTCCTTCAACGCCGGACCCAGGACCTGCCTCGGCAAGGAGATGGCGTTCGTGCAGATGAAGACCGCCGCGGCGGCCGTGCTCTGGAACTTCGCAGTCAAGACCGTGCCTGACCACGTCGTCGAGCCGAAGCTGTCCATCATTCTCCACATGAAGAACGGGCTCGCCGTCACGGTCAAGAGGAGGAACGTCGCGGGCGTGCATGGCTAG